From Watersipora subatra chromosome 2, tzWatSuba1.1, whole genome shotgun sequence, one genomic window encodes:
- the LOC137388253 gene encoding caspase-3-like, which produces MDDSDLSDVEQEGYCDMKTSAAKIIIRLIPTRKKHVKDLYNNKVQIYRMSEGVRGRVLIFNMKTFRNSNDTRQGSEVDYDNLRRLFKDLKFDVAKTETELTDLSHEEILKEIEEETKREEHHKLGMFVLIIMSHGTDGDMITDHHGEQFSLVSIRDSLSPQRFPAMAGKPKLIIVQACSGGLEDYGVSPKLCAGHTVSTSAAVGSTTDSGPGQSFFYTDSKDKPQPPSTLPTVLNVDDFCIMKASSECVYQLYSSISSL; this is translated from the exons ATGGATGACAGTGATTTGTCTGATGTTGAACAAGAAGGATACTGTGATATGAAAACATCAGCAGCAAAGATCATAATCAGGCTGATTCCAACAAGAAAGAAACATGTGAAGGATCTCTATAACAATAAAGTTCAG ATCTACAGGATGAGTGAGGGAGTCAGAGGGAGAGTCCTTATTTTCAACATGAAAACATTCCGAAACTCTAATGATACAAGACAAGGCTCTGAAGTTGACTATGACAACTTGCGGAGACTGTTCAAAGACTTGAAGTTTGATGTTGCCAAAACCGAAACAGAACTTACTGACTTGAGTCATGAG GAAATTCTCAAGGAGATAGAAGAGGAAACAAAAAGAGAAGAACATCACAAACTGGGAATGTTTGTACTGATCATAATGAGTCATGGAACAGATGGAGACATGATCACAGACCACCATGGAGAGCAGTTCTCATTGGTATCTATTAGGGACAGTTTGTCTCCACAGAGATTTCCTGCAATGGCTGGCAAACCTAAACTCATCATCGTACAGGCTTGTTCTGGAG GACTCGAAGACTATGGAGTATCACCAAAGTTGTGTGCAGGGCACACTGTGTCCACATCTGCAGCAGTAGGATCCACAACTGACAGCGGCCCAGGACAGTCTTTTTTCTACACAGATTCTAAGGATAAACCACAGCCTCCTTCAACTCTACCAACTGTGCTAAATGTGGATGATTTCTGCATCATGAAGGCTAGCAGTGAATGTGTGTATCAACTGTATTCAAGCATCTCTAGTCTGTAg